From the Achromobacter xylosoxidans A8 genome, the window GCGCGGCTGCGGGCGCGAACCCGTCCGTGGTTCAGGGGCAGGGCGCGGCTTCGGGCAGCGTCGCTCCTCCCGCCGATGCCGGGGTGGCGAGCGCCTCGCAGCCGCAGGATCGCGTGCGCCTGTCCTCCGGACAGGCGCAAGACAGCGCGCCGGCGCAAGCCGAGGCGCAGGCCGACGCCCGGACGTCGACCGAGCGCGCCATGGCCGATGTCCAGGGGCGCGTGAGCCAGCTGCAAAGCAACGTCGATGATTTGAACAAGGCGGTGGGACAGCAGGGCGCTGCAGGCGGAGCGTCTGGCGCGGCGGGATCCCCGGGCGCGGCTGGAGCGCCAGGTGCGGCAGGCGCTTCGGGTGCGGCAGGCGCTTCGGGTGCGGCAGGGACTTCGGGTGCGGCAGGGACTTCGGGTGCGGCAGGGACTTCGGGTGCGGCAGGGACTTCGGGCCCGGCAGGCGCTTCGGGTGCAGCAGGCGCTTCGGGTGCAGCAGGCGCTTCGGGTGCGGCAGGCACTCCGGGCGCGGCAGGCACTCCGGGCGCGGCAGGCGCTTCGGGTGCAGCAGGCGCTTCGGGAGCGGCAGGGACTTCGGGCCCGGCAGGCGCTTCGGGCCCGGCAGGCGCTTCGGGCCCGGCAGGCGCTTCGGGTGCAGCAGGCGCTTCGGGTGCAGCAGGCACTCCGGGTGCGGCAGGCACTCCGGGCGCGGCAGGCACTCCGGGCGCGGCAGGCGCCGCGCCTGCCTCCGGCGCCGCCGGCACGCCTTCCGCCGCAGGCGCGTCGAGCGCGCCCTCGTCGGAGCAGGCCGCCGGCAAGCCGGCAGATAAGGATCTCACTTCGGACATGCCCGCGTGGCTGGCCGATAATCTGCTCGTCATTGTCACTGCGGTGCTGGCGCTGATCGCATTCGCCATCGCGTGGCTCTTGCGCCGGGCCGGCGCGCGGCGCGGGGACGATGACGAGGAAACCTATGAATTCAACGAGCCAGCGCTGGATACGGCGGCGCTGAACCGCAAGCTCGGCAGCATCAATCTCGACCTGGACGAACCGCCCACGGACGAACCGCACCGTGTCGGCGGGCCACGGGTTTGATACATGTCTAGAGTTGCATTGGGGCTGGCGTATGACGGCTCCGCCTGGCAGGGTTGGCAGACACAGCCGCACCGGCAAACGGTGCAGGACACGCTGGAGGCCGCCCTCGGCAGTTTTTGCGGTGTGAAAGGGCCGGTGGCGACGATCTGCGCCGGCCGCACGGATACCGGGGTGCACGGCGCGATGCAGGTGGTCCATCTGGACACCGAACTCGACCGGCGGATGGAATCCTGGGTGCGGGGGGTGAACGCCTTCCTGCCGTCCAGCATTTCTGTGCAGTGGGCGCAGCCGGTGTCTGACGAATTCCACGCACGGTTTTCCGCACGTGCCCGCACTTACGTCTATTTGCTGTGGCGCGGCCGGGTTCGGCCCGCGTTGTGGGCGGGCCGGGCGGGCTGGTGTTTCCAGCCGCTGGACGTCGATGCGATGCGGACCGCGGCGAACGCCTTGCTGGGAGAGCACGACTTTTCCAGCTTCCGTTCTTCGCAGTGTCAGGCCAAGCATCCCGTGCGCCATCTGTACCGGCTGGACATCGATGAGCGCGGGCCGTTCCTGGTGTTCACGCTGAAGGCCAATGCTTTCCTGCATCATATGGTGCGCAACATCATGGGCGCGCTGTTGCAGATCGGCCAGGGGCGCGAGCCGGTGGACTGGATGGCGCAATTGCTGTCCTGGCGCGACCGCAAGCTGGGCGCGCCGACATTCGCGCCCGATGGGCTGTACCTGTCCGCCATCGATTATCCGGAAGAGTTCGGACTGGATGAACTCGACGGGGGATCGCAGTTGCTGTCGCCGTTTACTCAAACCTATTAGGGATGCCGCCGGCAACGGCGACGCCTGCCCAAGTCCGATGGAGGCCTTTGCCATGCAACGCCGCGCGTTTTTGAAGCAGACCGCCCTGGGCGGCGCCGCTCTGGTCGCTCCGGCGTTCGCGCAGGAAGTCCCGCTGGCCGAGGAAAACGCCAGCCCAAACCCGCCAGTAACGCCAGCGGAAGTGCAAGAGGCTCCGGTCACCGCGCCGCAAGTCCCGGCCGCCGCGCCCGAAGCGCCGGCGGTGGTGGCCGCCCCTCCCAAAGTTGCATGGCGGCTGGCCTCCAGCTTTCCCAATGAGTCGCCGACCCTGTTCGCCGGCGCCGAGGATGTGGCGCGCTATGTGAGCGAGGTGACGGACGGGCGCTTCAGCATCGAGATTTTTCCGGCAGGCGACCTGGTGCAACCCGGCCAAGTGCTGGAAGCCGTGCAGCACCGTGTCGTCGATTGCGGCCATACCGCGTCGACCCGTTACTTCGATATCGACCCGGCGCTGTGCTTTGACGCCGGTGTGCCGTTCGGCCTGAATACGCGGCAGATGAACGCCTGGATGACGCAGGGCGAAGGACTGGCGCTTACGCGCGTGCTGTTCGACAAGTACAACATCCTGAACTTTCCCTGCGGCTATACCGGCGCGCAGATGGGGGGCTGGTTTCGCGGGGAAATCAAGACCGTGGACGATCTGCGCGGGTTGAAGGTGAAGGCTGGCGGCTTCGCGCGCCATGTGCTGGCGCGCATGGGCGCCACGCCCGTCGAGGTGCCGGTGGCCGAAACCTATGCTGCCCTGGAGCAGGGTGTCGTGGACGCCGTCGCCTGGATCGGTCCTTATGACGATGAAAACCTGGCGCTCTACAAGGTGGCCCGGAACTACTATTTCCCGGGCTGGTGGGCAGGCACGCTGCAATTGTCCCTGTATGTGAACCAGGACGCCTACGATGAATTGCCCAAGCAGTACCAGTCCGCCCTGGCGCTGGCATGCCGCATGGCCACGGGCAACATGATCGCCAAGTACGACGCCGGCAACCCGGACGCGCTGCGCCGCCTGGTGTCGCGCGGCGCGCAGTTGAAGGCGTTTCCCAAGCCGGTCCTGCAGGCGAGCTACGAGGCCTCGCTTGCCGCCTACCAGGAAATGAGCGCCAAGGACGCCATGTTCAAGAAGCTCTATGAAAGCATGACGGCGTTCCGCGACAAGGAGACCCCGTGGTTCCGCCTGGCCGAGGGCAGCTTCGACAATCTCGTGGCCACCTTGGGCCAGCCCGCCGGGTAGGCCGGTCTGCACGCCGGATATACTGACTTGATCGGCCGCGCAGGGCGGCCAGGCAAGCGAAGAGTTTCATGCGCACACGCATCAAGATCTGTGGATTGACCCGCGAACAGGACATCGACGCCGCCGTCTCGGCAGGCGTCGATGCGATCGGCTTTGTGTTCTACGCCAAGAGCAAGCGTTGCCTGACGCCGACCCGCGCGGCGCAGTTGCGGCGCATGGTGCCGGCCTTTGTCGACGTGGTGGCCTTGTTCGTGAATCCAGAAGAGGCCGAGGTGCAGGCTGTGCTGGACCAGGTCAAACCGGAGCTGCTGCAATTCCATGGCGATGAAACGCCGCAGGACTGCGCCCGCTATGGCCACCGTTTTCTACGCGCATTCCGCGCCGGCGCGCCCGGCCTGGATACCGCGGAAAACCTGGCCTCCACGTGCCGTGCCTACGGCGAGGCCGCGGGCTGGCTGTTCGACAGCTACAGCGCGGGCTACGGCGGCAGCGGCCACGGCTTCGACTACGCCTTGCTCGACGAGGTAAGGGCTGATCCGGTGTCCCGGCCTCTGATCCTGTCCGGCGGCTTGAATGCGGAAAACGTCGGCGAGGCGGTGCAATTGATCCGGCCTTGGGCAGTCGATGTGAGCAGCGGCGTGGAGCTTGAGCAAGGGATCAAAAGTTCTGATAGAATCTCGTTCTTCGTTGCTGCAGCGCAAGCCGCAGACGCGAAGCTGAAGGGAAATTAGTAGTGCAGTGCAGGCGGTTTGAAGCAGTGCGGCAAAGCTGAAAAGCTGCGCCACGGAGCTCTTCAAAATGCGTTGCGTGAGAAGTCTGAAGGCATATGCAAAAGCAAACGCCGCAAACTTCGAAACGCAATAAATAGTGCAAAAAATCTTCCGAGACGATTTGCATAGTTTAAAAAAGCACTATATAATTCTTCTTCTTTGCAGGCGGTTAGCTCAGCTGGTTAGAGCGCCACGTTGACATCGTGGAGGTCGTTGGTTCGATTCCAATACCGCCTACCAAATTCCTGCAAAGTGCTGTCAAGCACGGCAAAAGAAAAAGCCGCCAAGTCGATGACTTGGCGGCTTTTTTGTTTTCTGTTCCAAGCGTGGCTTGTTGCAAGCAACTTATCGTGTAGTGCTTGTGCACAGTACCCGAGGCAGGAAAAAACACTGATGCCTTGGCGGGAGCCGTCATCGGATGATGAGAAAGGATGCCGGGCCGTACCCAGTTTGGCGGCTCGAAAGCTGGAATCGGCAAAGTCCGTGCGTCTAGCGACCATACCTATGTTGAAATAGGCCGCACAGAATGGAAAGATAGCGGTTCACTCGGCGTGGCTGGCATTTGTTCAGCCACCTTCCGTTAACCAGCCCGATCGCCTCAAAAAGATAATAGACCAGGCTGATAATTGCCAAAGGAAGCTGATTTGGATCAGGTGACGGTGTGAGCGCGGAATCGCCATGGCAATATGGACGCGGACGACAAGGGCACTCCATCGTGCGCCGCGTGACGCTTGGGTTCGTTGTGGCGTGGGTTGTGTCGGTGGCGGTTCTTGCGCGCTGGATGTCTCAGGAGATCGAGACATCGCGGCTCGACAGCCTGACTGCCAGCGCTGAATACGAGTCCAGAATTACCGCGCGCGTCATGGGCCGGTTGTTCACTGAGATGGTAAGCGTGGCCAATATGGTTGCGCGCCAGGGCCAAGTGATCGAACTGGCTATTCGATACCGCACGGATCCTCCCGGCGTGGCCGAGCTGACCCGAGAGCAGCGAGCCGCCGTGTTTACGCGCGATCCGCTGGTGCGCAGAGTGGGGGACTTCATGAATGCGCTGGCTGGCGATCTGCAATACGCGCGCATTTACATGAACAATATGTCGGACGATACGGTGACCGCGAGCAACTGGGCGGAACCGGACAGCATTGTCGGCATGATTTACGCGGGCCGGGCTTATCTTGCCGATGCATTACGCGACGGCACCGGGAGTTATTTCGGTATTGCGCGACTAAACAAGAGTCCATCCTACTTCGTCGCGAGCCGTATCGAGGATACGAATGACGTGCCGCAGGGCTCGGTGACCGTAAAGTTCGACGCGCCCGACGTAGCGCTTTACCTGGCTGGCAGGCATATTGCGCTGATCGTGAATCGCCAGGGCCGGGTAACCACGGCTTCGTCCGCGCCATTCATGCTGCGTAACGTTGCCGCGCTATTGCCCCCTGGTTTGGTATTGCCTTCCGACGGCGATGAAGATCTGGGCGAACCCATGGAGATAAAGGCAATTGCCGGTACGCGCCATGCAGACCAGTGGCTCATTGACGGCAGGCCGTACCTGGCGCGGTTTCAGCCATTGCCGAATACCCAATACCAATTGATTACGCTGGCATCGCTCGATTATTTGGCGCCCATGCGTAAACAGCACGTATGGGCGGCAGTGGCGGTGGCAGTGCTCGGCCTGACCCTGATTCTTCTTTTTGGCCGAGTGGTCGGGCAAATGGTGAGACGACGCCAAGATGAACGGCATGCCGCCAACCATGACGCGCTGACCGGCTTGCCGAACCGGCGGGCCGTCATGGCCGAACTGGAGCGGTATTTCTCTTTGGCAAAACGGACGCAGCAATCCGTGCTGGTGGCATTTATCGATCTGGATGGATTCAAGACGATCAACGACACTTATGGCCACGACATCGGCGACAAATTCCTGGTCGAGGTAGGTCGACGCCTGTCGGCAGGTCTGCTCGTGGGAGACACCCTAGGTCGTTGGGGAGGCGATGAGTTCGTCGTGGTCGGATTGGGCGCGAGGTCGGGATCCGACACGGAAAACATCGTTGAATCGATGCGGATGCGGCTCGCCCCGCTGCTCAGCGGCACCTATACCTTCGAGGGATGCAGTTTCCACTATACAGGCGCCAGCTTTGGCATCGTGAGCGCAGATCCATCGGTCAGCGTTCTACAAGCCGTACTCAAGGAAGCAGACCAATTGATGTACGCGGACAAACAGGTGCGGCGCGAGATGCAGATGGCAAGCGCCCTGTCGGCCTGAGCGCGTTGCCCTATTTTTGCAGGCCAGTAGCGCCGCAATGCTCTGGTCACGGAACGGGCCGGCTTCGCGAATGCGTCGCGACCTATTGCGGCGCCATTTAACAGCGCAATCTGGTTGATACCGTGCCAGCTGTATTCAAAGTCCGCTCTTGGGCGCATTGAGAATAAGCCGCAAGCCTAGCGCCGCAATTACGCCAGCCGCGGCCCGGTCTATCCATTTCTTCGCCCGCAAATAGATCTCGCGGGGGCCCTTGGTGGAAAAACAGAGCGCCACGATTGCATACCAACCGAATTCGATCAGAAATACCAGGGGCGGCAGCGTGAAATAGGTCCATGCCGGCGGATGCTGGGGCAGCAGGGCGGCGAAGATGCTGCCATACCAGATGGCCGTCTTGGGGTTGCTCAACTGGGTCGTGAGACCGATCCAGAAGGAACGGCGTCCATTGCGCGAAGCCGGCGCGCCGCTGCCGGGCATGGCAAAAGGCTGCCTGGCGCTGCGCCAGATACCGACAGCCACGTAAAGCAGATAGGCGCCGCCGGCGATTTTCAACGCGATGTACAGCCATTCCACGCTTTGCAGCACCGAATACAAACCCGCCAGCGCCAGGCCGGCGAACAGCATGCCACCCACACCCATGCCGAAGGCCGAGGCCAGGCCGTCCCACCGGGACTGGCCGATGGCCTTGCGCGCGACGATGATGAAACTGGGCCCCGGCAGCATGGCGCCGAGCCACAGCGCACCAAGGATAGCGAGTATGGATGCAAAGGGAGTCATGGTTGTTGGGGGCGGGGCCATGGAAGGCTTTGATTCTTCCATGAAAAACTGGCCCTGCAAAGGACGGTGAAGCGCCCGCCGGCGGCAGGCGTTTCGCGCAGTTCCGGTCTCAGCCGCCCGCCAGCGCCAGCGGCGCGGCGCGCCTTGGAGCGACCACATTTGAGGCGGACTGGGTTTCCGGTTGCCGTTCATCCTGCAGGCGGAATACGCCCACGGCTTGCAGCAGTTCGGCCGCCTGCGTTTGCAAGGCCGTCGACGCGCCCGCGGCTTGCGCTACCCGGGCCGCATTCTGGCGGGTCAATTCGTCCATCTGGGTCACCGCCTGGTTGACCTCGTCGATGTCCGTGGCCTGCGCCCGCCCCGCATCGCCGATCTGGCTGACGAGGCCGGCCACGCGTTCGATGCTGGCCACCACGTCGCGGATCACGTTGGCGGCATGGTCGGCCTGGCGGAAGCCGTCGTCGGTTTTTTCCAGCGAACCGTCGATCAGGCCGCGGATTTCGCGCGCGGCGCTGGCGCTGCGTTGCGCCAGCGCGCGGACCTCGGTGGCCACGACCGCGAAGCCGCGTCCGCTTTCGCCGGCCCGGGCCGCTTCCACCGCGGCGTTCAATGCAAGGATGTTGGTCTGGAAGGCGATGCTGTCGATCAAGCCGGTGATCTCGGAGATCTTTCTGGACTCCTGCTGGATTTCTCCCATTACGGCGGCGACGCCTGCCACCGCCGTGCTGCCTGTATCCACGATGCGCCGCGTTTCGTCAGCCAGTTCCTGGGCGCGCAGCGCGTTGGTGGCGTTGTCGTGGACGTTTGCGGCCAGGTCGCGCATCGATGTGACTGTCCGCTCCAGCGAATCGGCCTGAGTCCGGGTGCGCTCCTCCAGTTGCTGGTTGTCCTGCATGATGTCGCGCGTTGCGGCCGACAGGGCGGTGGCCGTGGTCCGGACCCCGCTCATGGTCCGGTGCACGGCGTCCATCGTGGCCTTGAAGCTGCGGCCCAGGCTGCTGTCCAGGTCCAGGCCGGCAAAGCGCAGGTCGAACACGCCGGGCTCGCGGCCGATATGCGCGCTGAGCCGGGCCAGTTCCTCGGCCGCCACTGCGGCCCGTTCCATTTTCCAGGCCAGCCAGCCCAGGGCGGCAGCCTGCACCACGACATAGGCCGCATGCAGCAGCACCATGGGCAAGCTGGGCTCCGTGAAGCAAATCGTGCCGTAGCCCCATTGCTGCAGGAAATTGAAGGAGAGGTGATGCAGCGCGATGACTACGGCCGCGCACAGGATGGTGCGCCAGTCTCGATAAGCCAGCAGCAGTGAGAGCAG encodes:
- a CDS encoding FimV family protein; the protein is MCSTAMAMRVGHSRVVSVPGAPLQAVVGLQELTPDEIASLKVSVADEAAWQRAGLKPPVPLASMVVRVEDGLDATRKNLRVRASQPPTSGAVDLLLDISSSSGQRQVQVSILVPLRGTSADVTPAAVGTPSRAAGSRSVNVKSGDNLFAIAQRNAVPNASVYQMLVALWRANPEAFIQSNMNLVKAGQRLTIPDAATVRAVDPAEARRIFNEHAEAFAKYRARIGAAAGANPSVVQGQGAASGSVAPPADAGVASASQPQDRVRLSSGQAQDSAPAQAEAQADARTSTERAMADVQGRVSQLQSNVDDLNKAVGQQGAAGGASGAAGSPGAAGAPGAAGASGAAGASGAAGTSGAAGTSGAAGTSGAAGTSGPAGASGAAGASGAAGASGAAGTPGAAGTPGAAGASGAAGASGAAGTSGPAGASGPAGASGPAGASGAAGASGAAGTPGAAGTPGAAGTPGAAGAAPASGAAGTPSAAGASSAPSSEQAAGKPADKDLTSDMPAWLADNLLVIVTAVLALIAFAIAWLLRRAGARRGDDDEETYEFNEPALDTAALNRKLGSINLDLDEPPTDEPHRVGGPRV
- a CDS encoding methyl-accepting chemotaxis protein — its product is MRNASDLLEDSYRRTDRAMLPLLWLLFAVGLCMAPQYGRWGAAIGVGLAGAGIPSLLILWRPGRLSTRLTVACGLMVLAALHIHLMSGMAEIHFGIFVLLSLLLAYRDWRTILCAAVVIALHHLSFNFLQQWGYGTICFTEPSLPMVLLHAAYVVVQAAALGWLAWKMERAAVAAEELARLSAHIGREPGVFDLRFAGLDLDSSLGRSFKATMDAVHRTMSGVRTTATALSAATRDIMQDNQQLEERTRTQADSLERTVTSMRDLAANVHDNATNALRAQELADETRRIVDTGSTAVAGVAAVMGEIQQESRKISEITGLIDSIAFQTNILALNAAVEAARAGESGRGFAVVATEVRALAQRSASAAREIRGLIDGSLEKTDDGFRQADHAANVIRDVVASIERVAGLVSQIGDAGRAQATDIDEVNQAVTQMDELTRQNAARVAQAAGASTALQTQAAELLQAVGVFRLQDERQPETQSASNVVAPRRAAPLALAGG
- a CDS encoding TRAP transporter substrate-binding protein is translated as MQRRAFLKQTALGGAALVAPAFAQEVPLAEENASPNPPVTPAEVQEAPVTAPQVPAAAPEAPAVVAAPPKVAWRLASSFPNESPTLFAGAEDVARYVSEVTDGRFSIEIFPAGDLVQPGQVLEAVQHRVVDCGHTASTRYFDIDPALCFDAGVPFGLNTRQMNAWMTQGEGLALTRVLFDKYNILNFPCGYTGAQMGGWFRGEIKTVDDLRGLKVKAGGFARHVLARMGATPVEVPVAETYAALEQGVVDAVAWIGPYDDENLALYKVARNYYFPGWWAGTLQLSLYVNQDAYDELPKQYQSALALACRMATGNMIAKYDAGNPDALRRLVSRGAQLKAFPKPVLQASYEASLAAYQEMSAKDAMFKKLYESMTAFRDKETPWFRLAEGSFDNLVATLGQPAG
- the truA gene encoding tRNA pseudouridine(38-40) synthase TruA, producing the protein MSRVALGLAYDGSAWQGWQTQPHRQTVQDTLEAALGSFCGVKGPVATICAGRTDTGVHGAMQVVHLDTELDRRMESWVRGVNAFLPSSISVQWAQPVSDEFHARFSARARTYVYLLWRGRVRPALWAGRAGWCFQPLDVDAMRTAANALLGEHDFSSFRSSQCQAKHPVRHLYRLDIDERGPFLVFTLKANAFLHHMVRNIMGALLQIGQGREPVDWMAQLLSWRDRKLGAPTFAPDGLYLSAIDYPEEFGLDELDGGSQLLSPFTQTY
- a CDS encoding sensor domain-containing diguanylate cyclase, coding for MSAESPWQYGRGRQGHSIVRRVTLGFVVAWVVSVAVLARWMSQEIETSRLDSLTASAEYESRITARVMGRLFTEMVSVANMVARQGQVIELAIRYRTDPPGVAELTREQRAAVFTRDPLVRRVGDFMNALAGDLQYARIYMNNMSDDTVTASNWAEPDSIVGMIYAGRAYLADALRDGTGSYFGIARLNKSPSYFVASRIEDTNDVPQGSVTVKFDAPDVALYLAGRHIALIVNRQGRVTTASSAPFMLRNVAALLPPGLVLPSDGDEDLGEPMEIKAIAGTRHADQWLIDGRPYLARFQPLPNTQYQLITLASLDYLAPMRKQHVWAAVAVAVLGLTLILLFGRVVGQMVRRRQDERHAANHDALTGLPNRRAVMAELERYFSLAKRTQQSVLVAFIDLDGFKTINDTYGHDIGDKFLVEVGRRLSAGLLVGDTLGRWGGDEFVVVGLGARSGSDTENIVESMRMRLAPLLSGTYTFEGCSFHYTGASFGIVSADPSVSVLQAVLKEADQLMYADKQVRREMQMASALSA
- a CDS encoding phosphoribosylanthranilate isomerase, with protein sequence MRTRIKICGLTREQDIDAAVSAGVDAIGFVFYAKSKRCLTPTRAAQLRRMVPAFVDVVALFVNPEEAEVQAVLDQVKPELLQFHGDETPQDCARYGHRFLRAFRAGAPGLDTAENLASTCRAYGEAAGWLFDSYSAGYGGSGHGFDYALLDEVRADPVSRPLILSGGLNAENVGEAVQLIRPWAVDVSSGVELEQGIKSSDRISFFVAAAQAADAKLKGN
- a CDS encoding LysE family translocator, with the translated sequence MTPFASILAILGALWLGAMLPGPSFIIVARKAIGQSRWDGLASAFGMGVGGMLFAGLALAGLYSVLQSVEWLYIALKIAGGAYLLYVAVGIWRSARQPFAMPGSGAPASRNGRRSFWIGLTTQLSNPKTAIWYGSIFAALLPQHPPAWTYFTLPPLVFLIEFGWYAIVALCFSTKGPREIYLRAKKWIDRAAAGVIAALGLRLILNAPKSGL